The DNA window GCCGGCGTCAGATTCTCCGGGGGAATCTCCGGCTGATGGTTCCCGTCGGAAATCTAATGGCGCTGCGGCTAGATTTATCAGTAATGGCGTGATTTTGAGCCTCGGTTTCGCATTCATACTACAGTTTTGAGGTTTCTtatttctcttttcattttcattttcattttttgcaaTTTGGCAAGTTTACATGGATGCATTATAGGGAGTGGCATTCATTTGCTTTTATTTGTAATAGATATGTTGGATTTCTTAActttttattgataaattatGAGGGAAATATAGACTTTACTTTTCTTTCCTTTATACCATTCCCAACCATACATAAAAATGGGTTTTGGCGTAAAAAAAACTTCTCCAACTATATTTTAAATCCAAATTTATTTTTGGGACTTTCTATACAACACCACCAAAAATCGTGTACATTTTCAAAAATGGTGTAAAAATTTAATTTGGCGTAAATAGTtagattaaaattatttttggtaTGACATATACTAAAAAATGATTGTGAGTTTAGtctaaatggttggagatgattatacaataaaaaatactccctccgtcccaacttaagagTCTTGTTTTGTCTTTTTCGCTCGTCCCAACTTAAGAgtcctatttcatttttaccatgaATGGTAAGTAGGCTCCACAatcaccaacttattccactcccattttattataaaaagagcgtgactcatattccactaacttattcaactcatttttctttacatttcttaaaactcgtgtcctaACTAATTAGGACTCTTAAATTGGGACTAAGGGAGTATGCTTTTGAACACTAAAACGAACTTTAAATTCTCAGTCTCCGAGTAAGTAGTCCAGACAAATTTTCTATCAATGAATGACCGGTGTTCGCAAAATCAATTATGTGTCTGATTCACAGTTAAAAATgctcaaaaatagaaaaaagcaAGAAAAGGATGTTGAGCAATTGTTTGGTGTACTACAAAAAGGTTTAGTAATAGTGAAAGGCTCAATATGTATGCATGTATGAATAATATACTAGTAATCTAGTATGATAAAACAAGATGAAGGAGACAATGAACCCAAAATGGCTAATTAAGTGTTGTAAGTAATTTATGAGAGACGTTTAATATGTAAGATATGGAATTTATAGTTAAATTTAAATCTACATAAATTTTTTAGTTCCAATTGAACCAACGATTTGTAATTAATTACTTGTATATAATTTCACACAAACTCATTATTTGAGTGAAATAttaataacataataaaaagggACCATAACTGAAACGATGTTTGACTGAATGGTTGACTGTTTCCAGACACGTAAGCATAACTGATTCACCCCACTCCCACACTTCTCCACTCCTCATGCGATCTCTCTCGCCCTCCTACGCCTATATATATGTCATCAATTCACCATCTTCAACACCAAATCCCATTTCTTCATCCTTTCTCATCTCAATCCAGCTATACATATAAGTATATAACCCAATCAATGGCTTCCACCGCAGCTACTTTCCTCCTCGCCGCCTCATTCGCTATCATGGCTGCCTCAGCCTTCCAGTTTGAGGTCGCAGACGATATCGGATGGTCCAAACCCACCGGAAAAGAGCGCGAGACGTACAACGAATGGGCCGCGCAAAATAGGTTCCACATCCGAGACACACTCCGTAAGTTCCCAACACCAAACATATCTAACACATTCACAACCATCTTAATTTCACATTCACAATTAGTATCCATTTTTTTGCATCAGATTTCCACTACGCGAAAGACTCGGTGCTGGTGGTCACCTCCGCGGACTATCTAGCGTGCAACGCGTCGAATCCCATCGCTGAATTCGACGACGGAAGCACGGTTTACGAGCTAGACAGGCCGGGCTTCTTTTACTTCATCAGCGGGCAGCCCGGCCACTGCAAGTCGGGCCAGAGGCTCATAGTACGTGTCATGCATCCTTTGCCTCCTGCTGCTGCGCCCGACCTTGCGCCGGAACTTCCACCTTCCTTGGCGCCGTCGGGCGAGGGCGATGGGGATTCGAGGTGGCCGGAGTTTAGTTCGACTGCGAAATTGTCAGTTGTTTCCTACTTCGTTGCTGCTTTTGTAGCACTTCTTGTCACGCTCTACCTCTTCGTGTAGGAGTCATTAATTtggtttagtttattttttttttgtatcgAATTCAAAAACAAATTTGTGATTGTTCTTAGGTTATTGATAGATGATGGTAGTGTTATGTTATTTGATATTATTGcttattagtatgattttagTTTGATTCATTTGAGTATATGGATTATAGACTGATGTCTGAGTTTCATTATACTGTGTTGGTGCTTTAAATTTAATGtcatagtagtaatatttagtCAGACAACTATTTCTAAATATCAAACTGATGCAGCTATAGATTATCTcaaacaataaattaattatatacaaTTCTCTAGCCctatgtgattattttttttaccaacCTCTATTTTTCCAGGCTTTCAATTGAAACCGAACTATTTCGCATTAAAGGGGATGAGTATGATAAATCTGtgtatagaaattaaatttactactCCACTTAATTGCAAAAACCTAGCAAATTTAATGTCTCCATGGATGAAGAGAGTGGGAGTTGACAACACAATCATATCCATGGCCGTTGCATTGTGAGTGTGAACaagttttttttaagttttgaaatttAAGAAAGCTTTGTAAGAGCTAAAATAAGCACCAAGAGTGTGGAATAGGAGAATCAAAGACAAGTACTTATCACCCACATATTGGTTGATGGCATAAAATTATGCaaaaaaattctgaaaaaaaattaaaatggagaATAGCATACTAATCAAAACACGTGGAATGTGGGGTCAAATTATCCAAGAAAGATTTGCTAGATGAATAATCCAAACCACTATCCACTTTAGAACAACAAAGAAAATACTTTGAGTATCTCAAATATATGATATTTGACTTTCATGCAGTTTAAATCAGGAGTTATTTAATGGAGATCGGTGGAAACAAAACAGCCAACACCCATTTGTATGGATACCATGTGTGATTGCGTACATAAAatcatactccatccgtccaataaaaataagctaaatttctttttcattcatcccataaaaataatccatattcatttatgaaaacattttctctttcttattactttatcatttatgggtcaTACCATTTACTACattatttcaactattttttctcctttctctATGACTTTACTAAAACCAATATCATTCTCACTTAGCCGATTTCTATAGGACAGGGGAGTAAGATATAAGAGAATACATTTCAAAACAGATGACTCGATTGTGGAGTATGGGAAATCACAAGATCAAGTTGCTAATGTTTTCCTCAAGCCAATTAAGTACAAAGATTTTATCGAGATGGACACATTTCATCACAAAGggtgatgaaataaaaaaaacaccttGATTTTTGTAAAATAATGTGCAAtagaaatatctagatatttgtgAAAGAAGATAACTAGATATTATGTGATACAATTATCTAGATACTCATTTTGTCCACTAAAAACTTTGAGTCTATTTTTTAAGGTGTCTTGGgactaggggtgggtcgatacgagatatcgtatcgaaaacgttgtatcgtatatcatatcgaaaatatcgatatgaaagaatttcatatcattatcgtatcgaaagtttcaatatatcgaatttcgatatatcgaactttcgatatggataatatcaatatcgttatcgtattgatatttcgatatatcgtaccgaaattcgatatatcgatatatcgTATTttggtacgatatatcgaaatatcgatattgtatcgaatacctgtatatcgaaaattataatttcaaaacttaaaattcacacaaaaaataataaaacttcaacacaataaaactaatagtgttcttatctccataatcaaaatacaacacaaccaagtacaattaaatggatttatatatatttataattttaaattttaatatgcattgaatttcaatatgtttcgatatatactatatatcgtatattcgatataaaatgatatatcgaaaatatcgatatatatcgtatattcgatataaaacgatatatcgcgatataaggaaattcatatcgttatcgtatcgaaaacttacgatatggtatcgtatcgtatcgaaaattacgatatatcaaaaattcgataatttttcgatatttttcaatacgatatgagcgatatatcattttttcgatatttttccccagccctactTGGGACCGGCTTTTCATGCAGTGGCGGAGCCACATTGGAACAaaggggtacaactgtaccTCCAAAACTTGCGGCTATAATTCTTTCACAGAGAAAAAATAGCATAGTTAGTCCAGTGGTGTATGTCTCTATATTCTTTCACATAGAAGGCATGGGTTCGATTCCTTTCAATGATATTACATTTCttatttatacttttattttttattcatgcAAATATTACATTTCTCTTCACTCTTGTTTTTAATTCATGCAAATATTACATTTCttatttatacttttattttttattcatgtAAATATTACATTTCTTATATCTATacttttctgtctcttttaaaCATTCTAAAATGCATTTGAAATTGAAACCTATGCAATGTATTATGTATCTAtctttatttttctgtttttctttttatattttatgttcttCACTCTTGTTTTTAATTCATGCAAATATTACATTTCTTATTTATACTTTTCTATCTCTTTTAAACATTCTAAAATGCATTCGAAAATTGAAACCTATGCAATGTATTATGCATCTAtctttatttttctgttttttaaattttatgtgtTCTTATATTTTGAAACCTATGTAATGCATTATgcatctatttttatttttctgtttttcaaTTTATgtattcttatatttttttttatctttttagttCTTTTATCTTTTTGATTTTCTTGTAATGCACATCTTCGTGATGatgtttttaataataaaaaaaattatatattttgatcaGAAAAATTTTGAAGCTTCGAACCAAAATAGTTATTCGTCGCAATCTCAAACGTAAAATCCTGGATCTGGCACTGTTTTCAGGTGAGGATGGTGAGATGGAGAAGTTATATGCATGCAGAACTCTTATTATCAAGGAGGCGGTGAAAGCTGTCGCTTTACGAGTGGGATTAACTGAGTCGAGTGAGTGTGACTAGCGATATTGGTTTTGAGGTTGTGGTTGCATTTATGTAAATGAAACAATATTGCATTAACTCAGGCAATTGCAAGCTCAATAGGCGAGCTTTAGATTTTTTTATACTGAGCATGGAAGGTTTTCACTCACAAAATGTATTACATACCAAACATAGAGATTAGAAGTTGTTAGATTGTAGTTGCTTCAACTAATACTTATATTGTAGCCACTTGGTCAATTGGTGCATCAATGTATTGGATTTTGACACTAATACATGTGCACAAAATTTCGTAGTAGAAAAAAAGGAATTCAATTTATGTGTTAATAGTGGAATTTGTTTGATATTTAGATGATTGAGTATAATTTGTTTAACTTTGATTAGAattaaaaagaagagaaaaataattgaaatagtaTTGGTTAATAGTGAGTTTCAGGTGGTGAAAAGGTTTTctaagaatataaaattaactaattttgtgaaacgaactaaaatggcaaaagaaGACTATTTTATAGTAGGATTTAGTGTATTTATTGAGAATTATGTATTACAAATATATCGATAATTAGAGTAGAAACATTTGAATTTCTATATTAGAAATATCTGGATACAAAGTAAAGAAATGTCtagaaaaatatactccattgttccctaaaaatatacttctagtttttactattttggatatcccttaaaattaaactaattttaaataaaataaaaaacattttttcCTTTGACTCTCATTTTGGATCATCTCTTATAAGGTGAGTACCTCAtctagtgttgcccacggttccaaaaccggcggttccggttcggaaccgccggttccggtttggtcgaagtcggaaccggaaccggaccgtgaggctatttcacggttccggtttcggttcggaaccgccggttttctggCGGTttacacggttccggttcgaaaaccggcggtttcgcggttcgatttttttaaaaattagaaatttggacttttacaataaattggaacaagacaatggataatttaaattgaaataagatgaattaggtgaaaatgatatcaattttattgaatttgagttgtaacggacaacgatacattacaatttacaatacatatacaagtatacaacatacaataatgtaatataaatttgaaatttggacttatacaataaattggaacaagacaatggataatttaaattgaaataagatgaataagatgaaaatgatatcaattttattgaatttgagttgtaacggacaacgatacattacaatttacaatacatatacaagtatacaacatacaataatgtaatataaatttgaaatttggacttatacaataaattggaacaagacaatggataatttaagttgaaataagacgaataagatgaaaatgatatcaattttattgaatttgagttgtaacggacaacgatacactacaatttacaatacatatacaagtatacaacatacaataatgtaatataaatttgaaatttggacttatacaataaattggaacaagacaatggataatttaaattgaaataagatgaatcagatgaaaatgatatcaattttattgaatttgagttataacggacaacgatacattgcaatttataatatatatacaagtatacaacatacaataatgtaatataaatttaaaatttagacttatacaataaattggaataagacaatggataatttaagttgaaataagatgaaaatgatatcaattttattgaatttgagttgtaacggacaacgatacattacaatttacaatacatatacaagtatacaacatacaataatgtaatataaatttgaaatttggacttatacaataaattggaacaagacaatggataatttaaattgaaataagatgaataagatgaaaatgatatcaattttattgaatttgagttgtaacggacaacgatacattacaatgtacaatacatatacaagtatacaacatacaataatgtaatataaatttgaaatttggacttatacaataaattggaacaagacaatgtataatttaagttgaaataagacgaataagatgaaaatgatatcaattttattgaatttgagttgtaacggacaacgatacactacaatttacaatacatatacaagtatacaacatacaataatgtaatataaatttgaaatttagacttatacaataaatttgaacaagacaatggataatttaaattgaaataagatgaatcagatgaaaatgatatcaattttattgaatttgagttgtaacggacaatgATACATTGCAATTTACAAtatatatacaagtatacaacatacaataatgtaatataaatttaaaatttagacttatacaataaattggaacaagacaatggataatttaagttgaaataagatgaaaataatatcaattttattgaatttgagttgtaacggacaacaatacattacaatttacaatacatatacaagtatacaacatacaataatgtaatataaatttgaaatttggacttataccataaattggaacaaggcaatggataatttaaattgaaataagacgaataagatgaaaatgatatcaattttattgaatttgagttgtaacgaacaacgatacattacaatttacattacatatacaagtatacaacatacaataatgtaatataaatttgaaatttggacttatacaataaattggaacaagacaatggataatttaaattgaaataagacgaataagatgaaaatgatatcaattttattgaatttgagttgtaacggacaacgatacattacaatttacaatacatatacaagtatacaacattatataatagaaatgtagaaatatggaacaATATATACTTTTTTGTTtaagcaattgagaaagaaatacaacttatagaactacgggaacaagtataagtgtataacatgcgtaataagagtagcacttgagtaattaaatggaagcacaatagcacaaatgataaattggagacaaagagagagaattgagagattgaagagagaaactcttattaacacatgagtggggtgaatgtaaatgaggatagattggggtatttatagataaaaatggggggaaaatggaagatttcgaatttgaaatctgaaaaaaaaaaattgaattttcggaaaaaccggcggtttttggcggaaaaccgccggtttccggtccAAAAACCGCTGGAACCGGCCCTCCCCGATGCCTTGGTTTCCGCgcacgaaccggcggttcggtgacggttccggttcgaaaaatcttgaacctgaaccggaccgcgacccgaattgcgacggttccggttcgaggaaatcgccacggttccggttcggaaccggaaccggttccggttccggttcgccggttaaccgccggaaccggaaccggtgggcatcccTCATCTACCATCAAAGCTCTCCCAAAGCCAAACTTTGTGTCGATCGGTTTACTTAACTTGTTTCATTTTTAACCCACTGGTCAATCAAATTCTCGCTTTGTACATAAATTATTCAcgtttatgtatttttttttatttattttatataacaCGTGGCGGTGTACATACCTCCATGAACATCATATAGGTGGCAATCACATTTTTAAGAAGTAAAATCGGATTATAGTAATATGACAAGTAAAATTACTTTATCACTATTTCACAATTTTATGAtaataattttgtaattttattattaagtaagtaatttatttccTTAAACCTTTTTAATTAGcaaatagtactcctatttcTTGTTGATATACTTGGTCTGAATCACAACTTTATGTAGTATAATGATTGAGCTAGTCAAACGCCAAaatgttgttatgtttgttAGAGTTGAACAAGTAATACACAGATTAAGAAGAATTATTTGTATGATGAACTAGCTATAAATAGAGCACAAGCAAAATCTTTATATCTATTTGAATCATACAGTACAATATCTATACACAGTTTCATACAAGTAGCATTGATTAGTCGAGAAGGAAACACGTATTTTCCGATCATCGGTAGAGAAAGATGTCCAGCCACATCGGTTTAATACGCGCCACAGCTTCGCTCGTCCTGGCCCTTTTTGTGATCGCCTCGTCCGCATCTTCTCCTGTATGTGATTCTTATGCAATCGAGtttgttaaatttttttaatcatgtagtaataattaattttggtgacctaatttttttttttttttttttacgtaGGATTGTGTTTACACTCTATATGTAGAGACGGGTTCAGTGGTGAAAGCAGGGACCAACTCGAAAATCAGCGTCACGCTGAGCGACTCGAGCAAGACCTCGGTTTGGATCCCGGACCTGAAGAAATGGGGCCTCATGGGCCGAAAACACGACTACTTTGAGAGGGGAAGTGTCGATGTTTTCACGGGCCTCGCCCCATGCATCGGGGCCCCCATTTGCAGGATCAATATCACCTCTGACGGGGCCGGGTCCCACCACGGCTGGCTCTGTAACTCCGTCGAGATCACCTCCACCGGCCACCGCATGGGCTGCAGCCAGTCCATTTTCTACGTCGACCAGTGGCTCTCCACGGATGCGCCGCCCTACAACTTGTCGGCGGTTGTCAACGGTTGTGGAGATTTTGCGGCCCGGAAAAGTGTTGGCCCATTTGTTTTCGCGAGGCCCATTGGATCTGTTTCTGCTACTGCTGCAAAGCGAAGTGCGAGAaacagtttttaatttttttagtgttCTAGTGAGAGATTAAGTTGATCGAAGAAAGGCtttgttttttggtttttcaAGTAAATAAAATAGAGTTTGTTTGCTTGCAAAGTTTAAGGCCGTCTACTATTTTTTTCTAGCTCACGTGTAACAAAAACTGCAATAGTCAGGTCCAGTTATAATAATGAACACGATACCATCTCTGTCTTTCGACGCCGATGACAACTATTATTGAGGAGTTTTGCGACGAAGCTAAGGGATAACAGAATATGAGAGACAAGAATGTTGGCTGTGGATGCTCAAATGAATAAGAAACAAGTGCAGGGACTGACTTGTAAATAATCAAGAGTTCAAGTTTGAAATTCAGTTACAACGGCTAGCAACGGTTTTTCGGTTGTGAAAGAGTTGAGCTGCTTTAAAGAGTGTTGAAGCAGCAGTTACTAGTTCATAACAGCAATCAATAGCTAGAGTTAGAGATACACACTATCTTTATGAGGAATTAGATTGAATAGTCTTCGGTTCTTGATGTGAGTTCATGTGCGAAGAGAGAGTTGATGattcttgagtgtgtgatcgTGTTGTATGATTGTAATTCTTGATCGTGTTGAAATAAAGAGCTTCGTGATTCTCCTGTGGACGTAGGTTCGAAagagccgaaccacgtaaacaGCCGTGTCCTCCATTTCTGCAAGTTTATTCATTGctttgtttgtgtttgttgaattgTCCGTCAGTTAGAGTTTCTTCATTCTCGTTTCGTTTCTTCGTTCATTctaacaaattggcgccgtctgtgggaaactcAAGCTCACGAGATGACAACCTCAAAGTTCGACATGGAGAAGTTCACGGGCAAAAACGATTTTAGGCTGTGGCGGCTCAAGATGAAGGCAGTTCTTATGTAGCAAGGTTTATGGGAGGTGTTGAAGAATAAGGCTGATTCAGATGGGGAGAAGGGTGATGCCAAGGGGCAAGAGGCTGACAAGGGTGGAGCTAAGGCCCAGGATCTTCATGACAGAGGTACACTGATCTTGAGTTTGAGTGATCACGTACTGAGAGAAGTTTCTAAAGAAGAGACCGCGGCTGGGGTTTGGGCCAAGCTCGAGTCATTGTACATGACTAAGTCGCTCATCAATAGGCTCTTGCTCAAACA is part of the Salvia splendens isolate huo1 chromosome 22, SspV2, whole genome shotgun sequence genome and encodes:
- the LOC121786817 gene encoding mavicyanin-like; this encodes MASTAATFLLAASFAIMAASAFQFEVADDIGWSKPTGKERETYNEWAAQNRFHIRDTLHFHYAKDSVLVVTSADYLACNASNPIAEFDDGSTVYELDRPGFFYFISGQPGHCKSGQRLIVRVMHPLPPAAAPDLAPELPPSLAPSGEGDGDSRWPEFSSTAKLSVVSYFVAAFVALLVTLYLFV
- the LOC121786818 gene encoding PLAT domain-containing protein 3-like, with product MSSHIGLIRATASLVLALFVIASSASSPDCVYTLYVETGSVVKAGTNSKISVTLSDSSKTSVWIPDLKKWGLMGRKHDYFERGSVDVFTGLAPCIGAPICRINITSDGAGSHHGWLCNSVEITSTGHRMGCSQSIFYVDQWLSTDAPPYNLSAVVNGCGDFAARKSVGPFVFARPIGSVSATAAKRSARNSF